The following coding sequences are from one Caloranaerobacter sp. TR13 window:
- a CDS encoding 2-oxoacid:ferredoxin oxidoreductase subunit beta, which translates to MSSELIKKYFRYNRLPHIWCPGCGHGIILRSVVEAIDELGYSKDEVCVVSGIGCSSRAPGYLDFNTLHTTHGRALAFATGIKMANPNLKVIVITGDGDCTAIGGNHLIHAARRNIDITTIVFNNNIYGMTGGQYSPTTPQGEKGTTAPYGNIDKNFDLCELAKAAGATYVGRSTAYHAKLINKLVKAGMQNKGFSFIETVSVCPTYYGRKNKKGNAVNMMKFLKDNAVNVKAARALNDEQLKGKFLIGELYKSVEPEYTDEYKKIINSFQKER; encoded by the coding sequence GTGTCTAGCGAACTTATAAAAAAATATTTTAGATATAATAGATTACCTCATATTTGGTGTCCAGGTTGTGGACATGGGATAATTCTAAGATCAGTTGTAGAAGCAATAGATGAACTTGGTTATAGTAAAGATGAAGTTTGTGTAGTTTCAGGTATAGGATGTTCTTCAAGAGCTCCTGGCTACTTAGACTTCAACACGCTTCATACAACTCACGGTAGAGCCTTAGCTTTTGCAACAGGTATAAAAATGGCTAATCCAAACTTAAAGGTAATTGTTATAACAGGTGATGGAGATTGTACTGCAATTGGTGGTAATCATTTAATCCATGCAGCAAGAAGAAATATAGATATTACTACAATTGTTTTTAATAATAATATATACGGAATGACAGGAGGACAATATTCACCAACTACACCACAAGGAGAGAAAGGTACAACAGCTCCATATGGAAATATCGATAAAAATTTTGACTTATGTGAATTAGCGAAGGCTGCTGGAGCTACTTATGTTGGTAGGTCTACTGCATATCATGCAAAATTAATAAATAAATTAGTTAAAGCTGGTATGCAAAATAAAGGTTTTTCTTTTATAGAAACAGTAAGTGTATGTCCTACTTATTATGGTAGAAAAAATAAAAAGGGAAATGCTGTTAATATGATGAAATTCTTGAAAGACAATGCAGTTAACGTAAAAGCTGCAAGAGCTCTAAATGATGAACAGTTAAAAGGAAAATTTCTTATTGGCGAACTATATAAATCTGTTGAACCTGAATATACTGATGAGTACAAAAAAATTATAAATAGTTTCCAAAAGGAGAGATAG